A genome region from Rhizobium sp. NXC14 includes the following:
- a CDS encoding DUF736 family protein translates to MATTIATLTQKTDGSLEGIFATIRVNAPIAIVPNASKASDDAPDYRIIHRKTGFEIGAAWNRIARQTGEEYLSVKLEAPEIGVIFGNVAQAPGGDPGKKVILWNSPA, encoded by the coding sequence ATGGCCACCACGATCGCAACGCTCACGCAGAAGACCGACGGCAGCCTCGAAGGCATCTTTGCGACCATCAGGGTCAACGCCCCGATCGCTATCGTCCCGAATGCCAGCAAGGCGAGCGACGACGCACCCGACTACCGCATCATCCACCGCAAGACCGGCTTCGAAATCGGGGCGGCGTGGAACCGCATTGCCCGCCAGACCGGCGAGGAATATCTCTCCGTCAAGCTGGAGGCCCCTGAGATCGGCGTGATCTTCGGCAACGTGGCCCAGGCCCCCGGCGGTGACCCCGGCAAGAAAGTCATCCTCTGGAACAGCCCGGCCTGA
- a CDS encoding WGR domain-containing protein, whose protein sequence is MSRMSFHLHCRRIDSSRNMARYYMLAIRPTLFGETAVVRNWGRIGRRGSERTDVFATEEEAVAHFLGLARRKYRKGYIPTATAPVMT, encoded by the coding sequence ATGAGCCGGATGTCTTTCCACCTCCATTGTCGCCGCATCGATTCCAGTCGCAACATGGCGCGCTATTACATGCTTGCGATCCGACCGACCTTGTTCGGCGAAACTGCGGTCGTTCGAAACTGGGGACGGATCGGCAGGCGTGGCAGCGAGAGGACCGACGTGTTCGCGACCGAAGAGGAAGCCGTGGCACATTTTCTCGGCCTCGCACGACGGAAATACCGCAAAGGCTACATACCGACTGCGACGGCGCCGGTCATGACCTGA
- a CDS encoding DUF2384 domain-containing protein — translation MTVAAKASSSAAVGGELQKIEALLGGSRILSRRLTNALDAHELLLHGLPASALDHLVGTLVVIGKNESLEKAVGMSLRTWQRRKDTPSKPLSQEQSGRTWKFAEILAKATDIFGSQAEAEQWLERPAVGLDQRRPIDLLGTPAGVELVENHLDRLEYGVYA, via the coding sequence ATGACCGTCGCAGCAAAAGCATCTTCTTCAGCAGCAGTCGGTGGTGAACTGCAAAAAATCGAAGCCTTGCTCGGCGGCTCGCGCATTCTGTCGCGTCGCCTGACCAACGCACTCGACGCTCATGAACTACTTCTGCATGGCCTGCCCGCATCAGCGCTCGATCATCTTGTCGGCACGCTCGTCGTCATTGGCAAGAACGAGTCCCTGGAAAAGGCGGTGGGCATGAGCCTTCGCACATGGCAGCGGCGGAAGGACACGCCTTCCAAACCACTCAGCCAGGAACAGAGTGGCCGTACATGGAAATTTGCCGAGATCCTGGCAAAAGCGACGGATATCTTCGGATCCCAAGCAGAAGCCGAACAGTGGCTGGAGCGTCCCGCAGTCGGTCTTGACCAGCGCCGACCGATCGACCTTCTAGGGACACCCGCCGGCGTCGAACTCGTCGAGAATCATCTCGATCGCCTCGAGTATGGCGTCTATGCATGA
- a CDS encoding RES family NAD+ phosphorylase produces MTLLPVALGGTELVAWRLDQAVHAPTWNSGEGAYRVGGRWNSKGVRAVYCSLDPATAILEVAVHKGFRALDTVAHIMTAAVIVDAGDVHVVDPASVPNPDWLRPGIPGAGQQTFGDALLQSHRFVAIPSAVSPYSWNLIFLADKAADAYTLKFQEIFGLDTRPHTPTT; encoded by the coding sequence ATGACCCTTTTGCCAGTCGCGCTCGGCGGGACCGAGCTGGTTGCGTGGCGGCTCGACCAGGCCGTCCATGCGCCGACCTGGAATAGCGGGGAAGGCGCCTACAGGGTCGGCGGCCGCTGGAACAGCAAGGGTGTTCGCGCGGTCTACTGCTCGCTCGATCCCGCGACAGCGATCCTTGAGGTCGCTGTCCACAAGGGTTTCAGGGCGCTAGACACCGTGGCGCATATCATGACCGCCGCCGTCATTGTCGATGCTGGCGATGTTCATGTCGTCGATCCGGCGAGCGTGCCCAATCCCGACTGGCTTCGTCCGGGCATTCCCGGCGCCGGCCAGCAAACATTTGGCGACGCGTTGCTTCAAAGCCACCGTTTCGTCGCGATCCCGAGCGCGGTCTCTCCATACAGTTGGAACCTGATTTTTCTGGCCGATAAAGCGGCGGACGCCTATACGCTGAAGTTCCAAGAGATCTTTGGCCTCGATACGCGGCCCCACACGCCAACGACCTGA
- a CDS encoding DUF2493 domain-containing protein, translating into MNLDLPIDDAFEPHHGSSPTDRFIYEMQIYGHRPFQDEPDPRPLPEEPVVQSALTAMFSALFEMLGDSRLEPDLEDLLWSTVNLFHRAGERIQRELQSNEDGQRNGQREQDGSEVKSVELERLVAEGITLLERRNAFEFMRDYAADLFEAQTGSAWRPRTGSKVNHAHVTAAMIDSRDFLSARRRVETEVLIPAGTKIGFSGGMDYNDHELIWARLDQAHAKHPDMVLLHGGSPKGAERIAACWAEARKVTQISFKPNWTKYAKAAPFRRNDELLSVMPAGVIIVPGSGITGNLADKARRLGIPVWEIAEDGA; encoded by the coding sequence ATGAACCTTGACCTTCCCATTGACGACGCCTTCGAGCCCCATCACGGCTCTTCCCCAACCGACCGCTTCATCTACGAGATGCAGATTTATGGCCATCGCCCTTTCCAGGACGAACCGGACCCGCGCCCGCTGCCTGAGGAACCGGTCGTCCAGTCGGCGCTGACCGCCATGTTCTCCGCCCTCTTCGAAATGCTCGGCGACTCCCGTCTGGAGCCCGATCTCGAGGATCTCCTATGGTCGACGGTCAATCTCTTCCATCGCGCCGGCGAGCGCATCCAGCGGGAACTTCAGAGCAACGAGGATGGCCAGCGCAATGGCCAGCGCGAGCAGGACGGCTCGGAGGTAAAGAGCGTCGAGCTAGAGCGCCTCGTCGCCGAAGGCATCACGCTGCTGGAGCGCCGCAATGCCTTCGAGTTCATGCGGGACTATGCAGCCGATCTTTTCGAGGCGCAGACCGGTTCGGCCTGGCGGCCGCGCACCGGCTCCAAAGTCAACCACGCCCACGTCACCGCGGCGATGATCGACTCCCGGGACTTCCTGTCTGCACGCCGCCGCGTCGAAACCGAAGTGTTGATCCCCGCCGGCACCAAGATCGGTTTCTCAGGCGGCATGGACTACAACGATCATGAACTGATCTGGGCCAGGCTCGACCAGGCCCACGCCAAACATCCCGACATGGTCCTGCTGCACGGCGGCTCGCCGAAGGGCGCCGAGCGCATCGCCGCCTGCTGGGCCGAGGCCCGCAAGGTTACGCAGATCTCCTTCAAGCCGAACTGGACGAAGTATGCCAAGGCTGCTCCCTTTCGCCGCAACGACGAGCTGCTCTCCGTCATGCCGGCGGGCGTCATTATAGTCCCGGGTTCCGGAATCACCGGCAATCTCGCTGACAAGGCACGCCGTCTCGGCATTCCGGTCTGGGAGATAGCGGAGGATGGCGCGTGA
- a CDS encoding toprim domain-containing protein, translating into MSSASELADRLARDAEAVCRHYLSAGHRAGNYWIVGDTAISKGRSLYVHLSGPRAGRWTDAATSQYGDLLDLVREACGLVDFRDVADEARRFLNEPRPIPASSRRGGADTDPPVDRPAAERARRLFRMAEPVGGSLADSYLRQRGILRAALHPALRFHPSCFYRDLVARRTRTLPALIAAVTDPSGAITGVHRTWLDPEGEGKAKVDDPRRALGGLLGNAVRFRFPFHGPVSVMAAGEGLESILSLAHVMPGMPMVSALTANHLAAFRLPDGCRRLYIAADADAAGRHGIEGLSRRAQTLGILPLVLAPELGDFNEDLRRLGPERLIVNLRAQLAPEDAQIFLLA; encoded by the coding sequence ATGTCATCCGCCTCCGAACTGGCGGACCGTCTCGCGCGCGACGCCGAGGCGGTCTGCCGCCACTACCTCTCCGCCGGCCATCGCGCCGGCAACTACTGGATCGTCGGCGATACTGCCATTAGCAAGGGCAGGTCGCTTTATGTCCATCTCTCCGGCCCGCGGGCCGGACGGTGGACAGATGCCGCAACCTCTCAATACGGCGATCTGCTCGACCTCGTTCGGGAAGCCTGCGGCCTTGTCGATTTCCGCGACGTCGCTGATGAGGCGCGGCGTTTTCTGAACGAACCCCGGCCCATCCCCGCGTCGTCCCGCAGGGGCGGCGCCGATACCGATCCGCCGGTCGATAGACCAGCTGCAGAACGCGCAAGACGCCTGTTCCGGATGGCAGAGCCGGTTGGCGGTTCACTGGCCGACAGCTATTTGCGTCAGCGGGGCATCCTGCGGGCAGCTCTGCACCCGGCGCTCCGCTTCCATCCCTCATGCTTCTACCGCGACCTTGTAGCCCGCAGAACGAGAACCTTGCCAGCCCTGATCGCAGCTGTGACCGATCCGTCCGGCGCGATCACCGGCGTGCATCGCACATGGCTCGATCCGGAGGGCGAGGGAAAGGCGAAGGTCGATGATCCCCGCCGCGCGCTCGGGGGGCTGCTCGGCAACGCCGTGCGTTTTCGCTTTCCTTTCCATGGCCCGGTGTCAGTCATGGCTGCAGGCGAAGGCCTCGAAAGCATCCTGTCGCTCGCACATGTGATGCCCGGCATGCCGATGGTCTCGGCGCTGACCGCCAATCATCTTGCCGCCTTCCGGCTGCCCGATGGCTGCCGGCGTCTCTATATCGCTGCTGATGCCGATGCGGCCGGCCGCCACGGCATCGAGGGATTGAGCCGCCGCGCCCAGACGCTCGGGATCCTGCCGCTGGTGCTCGCCCCGGAGCTCGGCGACTTCAATGAGGATCTGCGCCGGCTCGGCCCGGAGCGGCTCATCGTCAATCTCAGGGCGCAACTCGCCCCGGAGGACGCCCAGATATTTCTGCTCGCATAA
- a CDS encoding DUF1173 domain-containing protein, giving the protein MRQFLMGDQAFDDSSPEFLPQLERAYEHKLRPLCQCREPPVPMYIARMDDQFLIKRMPLSGRQHDPGCPSYEPPYELSGLGPLIGHAIQVDAATGATTLKLVFSLSKRANRPTSTSPSDPSERVLSDPKKLSLRAMLHYLWDMGELTEWTSLWAGKRGWGRVRSSLQNAARQMIVRGGPLSEILFIPEVYHQEDKEGISARRAATLAGATANGPGPRKLMLIIAEAKEFSPARDSQKILVRHLPFPLMIDEGAWKRLNGRYETELELWRSSEEFHLILIATFGISSAGIASVEEVAMMVVNENWIPFENIYEQRLLERLSGLKRRSKKGLRFDLSRGQPIASVTLPDARPAPVALFIVPTNADEDYEVALSEMIAARPEMAPWIWRVAEGEMPCLP; this is encoded by the coding sequence GTGCGACAGTTTTTGATGGGCGACCAGGCATTCGATGACAGTTCTCCAGAGTTTCTGCCTCAGCTCGAACGCGCTTATGAACATAAGCTCAGGCCACTTTGCCAGTGTCGTGAGCCGCCGGTGCCGATGTACATCGCGCGGATGGATGACCAATTCCTGATCAAACGCATGCCGCTCTCAGGCCGGCAGCACGATCCCGGATGCCCATCATACGAGCCGCCTTATGAACTGTCCGGTCTCGGTCCGTTAATTGGCCATGCGATCCAGGTCGACGCGGCGACGGGTGCGACGACGCTGAAACTTGTTTTCTCTCTCTCGAAACGGGCGAACCGACCCACGTCGACGTCGCCTTCAGACCCATCAGAAAGGGTACTAAGCGATCCCAAAAAACTCTCGCTGAGGGCGATGCTCCATTATCTCTGGGATATGGGAGAGCTTACGGAATGGACGTCGCTTTGGGCTGGAAAGCGCGGCTGGGGCCGCGTCCGCAGCAGCCTGCAGAATGCCGCAAGACAGATGATCGTCCGCGGCGGCCCGCTCAGCGAGATTCTGTTTATCCCGGAAGTGTACCACCAGGAGGACAAGGAAGGAATTTCCGCCCGTCGTGCCGCAACATTGGCCGGAGCCACGGCAAATGGACCAGGACCGCGCAAACTGATGTTGATCATCGCGGAGGCGAAGGAGTTTTCGCCGGCCCGCGACAGTCAGAAAATCTTGGTTCGCCACCTCCCCTTTCCTCTCATGATCGATGAGGGTGCATGGAAGCGGTTGAATGGACGATATGAGACCGAGCTGGAACTGTGGCGATCGAGCGAAGAGTTCCATCTTATCCTGATCGCCACATTCGGTATTTCGAGCGCGGGGATCGCATCCGTGGAGGAAGTGGCGATGATGGTGGTGAACGAGAACTGGATCCCGTTCGAAAACATCTACGAACAGCGGCTCCTCGAACGGCTCTCCGGGTTAAAGCGCAGAAGCAAAAAGGGATTGCGCTTCGATCTTTCACGTGGTCAGCCGATTGCCTCCGTGACATTGCCTGACGCAAGGCCGGCGCCCGTGGCTCTGTTCATCGTTCCGACGAATGCTGACGAAGACTACGAGGTTGCACTGAGCGAGATGATTGCCGCCAGGCCAGAGATGGCGCCATGGATCTGGCGTGTGGCGGAGGGTGAAATGCCCTGTTTGCCGTGA
- a CDS encoding type II toxin-antitoxin system VapC family toxin, giving the protein MKVSVDTNILARAVLQDDAKQGRAAAKLLKEASLIAVSLASLCELVWILRRGAKLSKDDVSQTIRDLLNAGNVAMNRPAVEAGLAVLEAGGDFADGVIAHEGAWLGGESFVSFDKQAVELVTRQGQSARLIA; this is encoded by the coding sequence ATGAAGGTCTCAGTCGATACCAACATTCTTGCTCGGGCAGTCCTGCAAGACGATGCGAAGCAGGGGAGGGCGGCGGCAAAACTCCTTAAGGAAGCATCGCTGATCGCGGTTTCCCTGGCGAGCCTATGTGAACTGGTCTGGATTCTGCGCCGAGGTGCCAAGCTGTCGAAGGACGATGTTTCACAGACCATCCGCGACCTGCTCAATGCTGGCAATGTGGCAATGAACCGTCCCGCAGTCGAAGCGGGACTGGCCGTCTTGGAGGCTGGTGGCGATTTTGCCGACGGTGTTATCGCCCACGAAGGAGCATGGCTCGGCGGCGAGAGCTTTGTGTCTTTCGACAAGCAGGCAGTTGAACTGGTGACCCGCCAAGGCCAGTCAGCGCGTCTTATCGCCTGA
- a CDS encoding AbrB/MazE/SpoVT family DNA-binding domain-containing protein, which produces MASLAVTMKGQITLRRDLLTHLGVKPGERIEFDKLPGGELRVKAARPTGTIDDFIGRHAGKAKRPLTIEEMNEITASGWAGEE; this is translated from the coding sequence ATGGCTTCCCTGGCGGTCACAATGAAGGGGCAAATTACGCTCAGACGGGATTTGCTGACACATCTTGGGGTCAAGCCCGGGGAGCGGATCGAATTCGACAAGCTGCCTGGGGGTGAGTTGCGGGTGAAGGCGGCTCGTCCAACGGGGACGATCGACGATTTTATCGGTCGGCATGCTGGCAAAGCAAAAAGGCCGTTGACCATCGAAGAGATGAACGAAATTACGGCCTCGGGCTGGGCCGGCGAGGAATGA
- the virB11 gene encoding P-type DNA transfer ATPase VirB11, whose product MTEAADSGVVRELLSPFSPFLRDRTLYEVIVNRPGQVVTEGRQGWQTYDMAELSYERLIRLARAVASFSNQSIDETRPILSATLPDDERIQIVIPPATMKGTVSITIRKPSSVSLTLEDLDHEGLFADVAPEEGSGKRSDQRLLEYYRIGAYKAFLREAVFARKNIIISGATGSGKTTLSKALIRHIPQNERIISIEDTPELVVPQPNHVRLFYSKGGQGLAKVGAKDLLESCLRMRPDRILLQELRDGTAFYYIRNVNSGHPGSITTVHADSARLAFEQLTLLVKESEGGGDLERHDIREMLTVAIDIIVQCKRIDGRFQVSEVYYRDAIKATNNGRGS is encoded by the coding sequence ATGACTGAAGCTGCTGATTCAGGCGTAGTCCGTGAATTGCTTTCGCCGTTTTCACCCTTTCTTCGCGATAGGACGCTCTATGAGGTCATCGTCAATCGGCCCGGCCAAGTTGTTACGGAGGGGAGGCAGGGGTGGCAGACCTACGATATGGCCGAGCTGTCCTATGAAAGGCTCATTCGTCTCGCGCGGGCGGTCGCAAGTTTCTCCAATCAATCGATCGACGAGACACGCCCGATCCTGTCGGCGACCTTGCCAGATGACGAGCGGATTCAGATCGTGATCCCGCCAGCAACGATGAAGGGAACAGTGAGCATCACCATTCGCAAGCCATCGTCGGTGTCTTTAACCCTTGAAGATCTCGACCATGAGGGCCTCTTCGCCGATGTCGCGCCGGAGGAAGGCAGCGGAAAGCGATCAGATCAAAGGCTGCTGGAGTACTATCGGATCGGCGCCTACAAGGCGTTTCTGCGCGAGGCAGTGTTCGCAAGAAAGAACATCATCATCTCCGGCGCGACGGGGTCGGGAAAGACGACCCTCTCGAAGGCATTGATCCGCCATATCCCGCAAAACGAGCGGATCATTTCCATCGAGGACACGCCGGAACTGGTGGTGCCGCAGCCGAACCACGTTCGGCTCTTCTACTCCAAGGGCGGCCAAGGGCTTGCCAAAGTCGGCGCCAAAGACCTGCTCGAATCCTGCCTTCGCATGCGGCCCGATCGCATCCTGCTGCAGGAACTGCGGGACGGCACAGCCTTCTATTACATTCGCAATGTCAACTCGGGACATCCTGGCTCGATCACCACGGTTCATGCCGATTCCGCCCGCCTCGCCTTCGAGCAACTGACATTGCTGGTCAAGGAGTCGGAGGGCGGCGGGGATCTAGAACGGCACGACATCCGCGAGATGCTCACAGTCGCGATCGATATCATCGTCCAATGCAAGCGCATCGACGGACGGTTTCAAGTGAGCGAGGTCTATTATCGGGACGCAATTAAGGCGACTAACAATGGCCGCGGAAGCTGA
- the virB10 gene encoding type IV secretion system protein VirB10, producing MAEQEMTQIPGERAETSTARRLDNNPILKRGAVALAIVVFVAFALWSMRGQDKRSDGTQLERVVIRQTSDFEPAKEPVQPLAQPAEVLLPTPGVTEQAPSDDDKLLDAARRAPVIAYGGEKSPEPRRHDQDANPDQTSNYVPLGANPGSFSSQGENDDQRFNRLLTPTQLQGSRAGTLGNRDFVVAMGTSIPCVLETALSSDQPGFTSCVINRDILSDNGRVVLMEKGTQVVGEYRGGLRRGQKRLFVLWNRAKTPKGVIITLASPATDALGRAGFDGYVDTHWWERFGSANLLSIVSDASSYASRRLQDSDVEAQNTTSAGQQAAAIAVEQSINIPPTLMKHQGELVSIFVARDLDFSSVYRLRVTEPRNRIYDRAVLGDFKPDSKLVTK from the coding sequence ATGGCCGAGCAAGAAATGACCCAGATCCCGGGTGAGCGCGCCGAGACGTCGACTGCCCGTCGGCTCGACAACAATCCGATCCTCAAACGAGGCGCGGTCGCTCTGGCCATCGTCGTCTTTGTCGCCTTCGCTCTCTGGTCGATGCGCGGACAGGACAAGCGGTCTGATGGCACGCAGCTTGAACGGGTCGTCATCCGTCAGACATCGGATTTCGAGCCGGCGAAGGAGCCCGTCCAACCGCTGGCACAGCCGGCAGAGGTCCTGCTCCCGACGCCCGGCGTAACCGAGCAGGCGCCGAGCGACGATGACAAGTTGCTCGATGCTGCGCGCCGTGCGCCGGTCATCGCCTATGGCGGTGAGAAATCGCCAGAGCCGCGGCGGCATGACCAGGACGCAAACCCCGATCAGACCTCGAACTACGTGCCGCTCGGCGCTAATCCGGGCAGCTTCTCCTCGCAGGGCGAAAACGATGACCAGCGTTTCAACCGCCTGCTGACGCCGACGCAATTGCAGGGTTCGCGCGCCGGAACGCTCGGCAATCGAGACTTTGTCGTCGCAATGGGCACGTCCATCCCCTGCGTTTTGGAAACAGCGCTCTCCTCCGACCAGCCAGGGTTTACAAGTTGCGTTATCAACCGGGACATTCTGTCGGATAATGGACGTGTCGTGCTGATGGAAAAGGGCACCCAGGTGGTCGGCGAGTATCGCGGCGGTCTTCGTCGTGGGCAAAAACGCCTCTTCGTCCTCTGGAACCGGGCCAAGACCCCGAAAGGCGTGATCATCACTCTGGCGTCGCCGGCAACAGATGCTCTCGGTCGGGCCGGCTTCGATGGTTACGTCGACACGCATTGGTGGGAACGTTTCGGCAGCGCGAACCTGCTCTCCATCGTCAGCGATGCGAGTTCTTACGCCAGCAGGCGGCTTCAAGACAGCGATGTCGAAGCTCAAAACACCACCAGCGCCGGTCAGCAGGCCGCAGCGATTGCGGTCGAGCAGTCGATCAACATTCCGCCGACCCTCATGAAACATCAAGGCGAGCTGGTTTCGATCTTTGTCGCGCGTGATCTCGATTTTTCGAGCGTCTACCGGCTTCGCGTGACCGAACCTCGCAATCGCATCTATGACCGTGCCGTGCTTGGAGATTTCAAGCCCGACTCGAAGCTTGTTACAAAATAG
- the virB9 gene encoding P-type conjugative transfer protein VirB9: MRVYFLLPLILAGSLSSAAVALETPRGAAQDSRIRFVDYQPYNITKVVGTLRSSVQVEFAADEEVAHVALGNSVAWEVAPAGNILFLKPRESQPVTNISVVTTRRDGSTRSYQMELTVRDGSVEAGQNTYFYLKYRYPADEAERRRQEATARAQAAQAGEADHVLALHEAYGPRNWRYSAQGAQALEPQAVYDNGKVTTFAFAGNQEMPAIYMENSDGTESLVPKSVNENLVLVHAISRKFILRRGADVLCVFNEAYDRIGINPETNTTSPSVERVVRVPPDPAQ; encoded by the coding sequence TTGAGAGTCTATTTCCTGCTTCCGCTGATCCTGGCCGGCAGCCTTTCATCGGCAGCGGTTGCCCTCGAAACTCCACGTGGGGCGGCGCAGGACAGCCGCATCCGCTTCGTCGATTATCAACCCTATAACATCACCAAGGTTGTCGGCACGCTGCGGTCTTCGGTGCAGGTCGAGTTCGCAGCCGACGAGGAAGTCGCCCATGTGGCGCTTGGCAACAGTGTCGCGTGGGAGGTGGCGCCAGCAGGCAACATACTGTTCCTGAAACCCCGCGAAAGCCAGCCGGTGACAAATATCTCGGTCGTGACGACACGGCGGGACGGATCGACCCGCAGCTACCAAATGGAACTGACTGTCCGTGACGGCAGCGTCGAGGCCGGGCAGAACACCTATTTCTATCTGAAATATCGCTATCCAGCCGATGAAGCGGAGCGGCGCCGACAGGAGGCGACCGCCCGCGCGCAGGCGGCACAGGCCGGTGAGGCCGATCACGTGCTTGCCCTTCACGAAGCCTATGGACCGCGCAATTGGCGCTATTCGGCGCAAGGGGCGCAAGCGCTCGAGCCGCAGGCGGTCTACGACAACGGCAAGGTGACCACCTTCGCCTTTGCCGGAAACCAGGAAATGCCGGCGATTTACATGGAAAATTCCGATGGCACCGAGAGTCTCGTCCCCAAGTCCGTCAACGAGAATCTCGTCCTCGTTCACGCGATCAGCCGCAAGTTCATCTTGCGCAGGGGCGCAGACGTCCTTTGCGTCTTCAACGAAGCCTACGATCGGATCGGCATCAATCCCGAGACCAACACGACGTCACCGTCGGTCGAGCGCGTGGTCAGAGTGCCGCCCGACCCAGCGCAATAG
- a CDS encoding virB8 family protein, which produces MTTTDNLKSYFEKARRFDQDRMMQVERSARIAWFVAVCAGIIAGASIFAIAGLTPLKTVEPFVVRVDNSTGIVDVVSALTSTAGTYDEAVTKYFAAKYVRAREGYAWSEAEENFRTVALLSTQPEQTRFAALYRGSNPQSPQNIYGRSATSRVNIVSISLINANVASVRYTRTVTRGEEVATTHWVATLTFSYANAPMSSTDRLINPLGFVVSEYRADPEAIN; this is translated from the coding sequence ATGACTACCACGGACAATTTGAAGAGTTACTTCGAAAAGGCCCGCCGCTTCGACCAGGACCGGATGATGCAGGTCGAGCGATCCGCGCGGATTGCGTGGTTCGTGGCAGTCTGCGCCGGCATCATTGCAGGCGCTTCCATATTTGCCATCGCCGGCCTCACCCCGTTGAAAACCGTCGAGCCTTTCGTGGTGCGGGTCGACAACTCGACGGGAATCGTCGACGTGGTCTCGGCATTGACGTCGACGGCCGGCACCTACGACGAAGCCGTTACCAAATACTTCGCGGCCAAGTATGTCCGTGCTCGCGAGGGGTATGCCTGGAGTGAAGCGGAGGAGAATTTTCGCACTGTCGCCTTGCTGTCGACGCAGCCAGAACAGACGCGATTTGCCGCTCTCTATCGCGGCAGCAATCCCCAATCCCCGCAGAACATCTATGGCCGCAGCGCCACCTCGCGGGTCAACATCGTTTCCATCTCGCTGATCAATGCCAATGTGGCATCAGTGCGCTACACGAGAACCGTTACTCGCGGGGAGGAGGTGGCCACCACGCACTGGGTCGCAACCCTCACCTTCTCCTATGCCAACGCTCCGATGTCCTCGACCGACCGGCTGATCAATCCCCTCGGCTTCGTCGTCAGCGAATATCGCGCCGATCCGGAGGCGATCAATTGA
- a CDS encoding type IV secretion system protein encodes MYQVFSFVDGQFKTPLENFISSGTSNIASWVSGPLTAALTLYVVLYGYLVLRGSVQEPILEFAFRAMKLAIIVMLVKNASDYQTYVTNIFFDTLPREISQALNSGSAPSASTFDSLLDKGQNCAYEIWHRASWPIDIVTGIGGMMVIGASFIVAAIGYIVSLYARLALAIVLAIGPIFVALAMFQSTRRFTEAWIGQLVNFVILQILVVAIGSLLITCIDTTFTAIESYSDVMMRPIALCAICLAALYVFYQLPGIASALAAGGASLTYGYGAARDAHESTLAWAASRSATAVGRGARSAGRRLTPGRAK; translated from the coding sequence ATGTATCAGGTCTTCAGCTTCGTCGACGGGCAGTTCAAGACGCCGCTGGAAAACTTCATTTCCTCGGGCACCTCGAATATTGCGAGCTGGGTGAGTGGACCACTGACCGCGGCACTGACACTCTATGTGGTGCTCTACGGCTACTTGGTTCTCCGCGGATCCGTCCAGGAGCCCATCCTCGAATTCGCCTTCCGGGCAATGAAGCTTGCCATCATCGTCATGCTGGTCAAGAATGCGAGCGACTATCAGACCTACGTCACCAACATATTCTTCGACACACTGCCCCGCGAGATCTCGCAGGCGCTGAACTCGGGATCGGCACCGAGCGCTTCGACTTTCGACAGCCTGCTCGATAAGGGTCAAAACTGCGCCTACGAGATATGGCACCGGGCCTCGTGGCCGATTGATATTGTCACCGGGATCGGCGGCATGATGGTCATCGGCGCCAGCTTCATCGTGGCGGCGATCGGGTATATCGTTTCGCTCTATGCCCGGCTGGCGCTTGCTATCGTACTGGCGATCGGCCCCATCTTCGTTGCGCTCGCCATGTTCCAGTCGACTCGCCGGTTTACCGAAGCATGGATCGGCCAGCTCGTAAACTTCGTCATCCTGCAGATCCTGGTCGTTGCGATTGGCTCTCTGCTGATCACCTGTATCGACACGACGTTTACGGCGATCGAAAGCTATAGCGATGTCATGATGCGTCCGATTGCGCTCTGCGCCATCTGCCTTGCCGCTCTCTACGTCTTCTATCAACTGCCCGGTATCGCTTCGGCACTTGCTGCCGGCGGCGCGTCGCTCACCTACGGATATGGCGCGGCGCGCGATGCGCATGAGAGCACGCTCGCCTGGGCCGCTTCCCGTTCAGCCACGGCGGTCGGCCGCGGAGCCCGTTCCGCCGGCCGCCGCCTGACACCAGGCCGGGCCAAATGA
- a CDS encoding EexN family lipoprotein codes for MKWFLSAVTVLFLSACSAPVDRVYTVGELMADDALLARIIDKCRNNPGELSDTPNCRNAEAADGKRRLERMGKSLGG; via the coding sequence ATGAAATGGTTTCTTTCTGCGGTGACCGTGCTTTTCCTGTCGGCCTGCTCTGCACCAGTGGATAGGGTTTATACCGTGGGTGAGCTCATGGCCGACGACGCTCTGCTCGCCCGGATTATCGACAAGTGCCGCAACAATCCGGGCGAGCTCAGCGACACCCCAAATTGCCGCAACGCCGAGGCCGCGGACGGCAAGCGGCGGCTGGAGCGCATGGGCAAATCGTTGGGAGGCTGA